Proteins encoded within one genomic window of Cryptosporangium minutisporangium:
- a CDS encoding permease prefix domain 1-containing protein codes for MTATLQLDPVGGLVADLRARLRGPRGVRIALLQEVDDGLQDAAAAYRDAGLAPDEAARRAAAEFGDPADLAPLYQAELDACQGRRTAMLLAVAFPAMTLAWDGLWRFASIGSDAAPPSIASVATLLDLFSYGAAITAAATIPLFGRASATLVRRLALGVGLFGWLMLVVSLGASAYMSLVDGGSGVQEMESSAPGIAVVLLTVVTSLAVARSATVTVLRAGRLGFSRPSEPTAAR; via the coding sequence ATGACCGCGACCTTGCAGCTGGATCCCGTCGGTGGGCTGGTGGCCGATCTGCGTGCTCGGTTGCGCGGTCCCCGTGGCGTCCGGATTGCATTGTTGCAGGAAGTGGACGACGGTCTGCAGGACGCGGCGGCCGCCTACCGTGACGCCGGCCTCGCGCCGGACGAGGCGGCCCGTCGGGCCGCGGCCGAGTTCGGCGACCCCGCGGACCTGGCTCCGCTCTACCAGGCCGAGTTGGACGCCTGCCAAGGGCGGCGGACCGCGATGTTGCTCGCCGTGGCCTTCCCGGCGATGACGCTGGCGTGGGACGGGCTCTGGCGGTTCGCCAGTATCGGGAGTGACGCGGCGCCGCCGAGCATCGCGTCGGTAGCGACCCTGCTCGACCTGTTCAGCTACGGGGCGGCGATCACCGCCGCGGCGACGATTCCGCTGTTCGGCCGTGCGTCGGCGACGCTGGTCCGGCGGCTCGCGCTCGGCGTCGGGCTGTTCGGGTGGCTGATGCTGGTGGTCAGCCTCGGTGCGTCCGCCTACATGTCACTGGTGGACGGCGGAAGCGGCGTGCAGGAGATGGAGTCGAGTGCTCCCGGCATCGCGGTGGTCCTGCTGACCGTCGTCACCTCGCTGGCGGTGGCCCGATCGGCGACGGTCACCGTGCTCCGGGCCGGGCGGCTGGGTTTCAGCCGGCCGTCGGAACCGACCGCCGCCCGTTGA
- a CDS encoding PadR family transcriptional regulator, with translation MLLAVLEPGPLHGYAVIEALRQRSGGRFDLPTGTVYPALRALERAGYLTGDWSTVGGRKRRTYRLTGSGRRALAAERTEWLAYSRALDATLAEGT, from the coding sequence ATGCTGCTGGCGGTTCTCGAGCCCGGCCCGCTACACGGCTACGCGGTCATCGAGGCGCTCCGGCAGCGCTCCGGCGGCCGGTTCGACCTGCCCACCGGGACCGTCTATCCGGCGCTTCGCGCGCTGGAGCGAGCCGGCTACCTGACCGGCGACTGGAGCACGGTCGGCGGCCGGAAGCGCCGCACCTACCGGCTGACCGGTTCGGGCCGGCGCGCGCTGGCGGCCGAACGCACCGAGTGGCTGGCGTACAGCCGGGCCCTCGACGCGACCTTGGCGGAGGGGACATGA
- a CDS encoding multicopper oxidase family protein, with protein sequence MRRRQFLGLVGAAAGTVALAGVAGCDTPGQTGELLASEIPLPEPFRVPLPVPPVKRPVRRDATTDWYDIVQRRAEAEILPGVRTPILGYDGVFPGPTIESRRGRRTVVRHHNRTDVPTVVHLHGGHTPADHDGWPTDLVMPLSGTHSHSHSHHPGRITQGRRDYVYPLDQEAATLWYHDHRMDFTGPQVYRGLAGFHLVRDAVEEALPLPSGDREIPLMIADRAFASDGSLKYPAMDPAGHTAGPMDDWIEGVLGDVILVNGAPWPELEVVGARYRFRVLNASNARRYRLTLDPPPPGGPAFVQIGSDAGLLAAPVEHGNVDIAPAERFDLIVDFSGYRPGQVVTLRNGFGAGGTGQVMRFRVTRRVADESSVPARLAEVPPLVPPRDAPRRRFAFSRGRVGDRAGWVINGKPFDPSRVDATPRLGEIEIWRLSTDLHHPVHIHLSPFQVLSRNGHPPGAFDTGWKDTVDLRPAETVEVAVRFTDYRGHYLLHCHNLEHEDMAMMSTFETK encoded by the coding sequence ATGAGGCGCCGTCAGTTCCTCGGGCTGGTCGGTGCCGCGGCGGGCACGGTCGCGTTGGCCGGCGTCGCCGGATGCGACACCCCTGGCCAGACCGGCGAGCTCCTCGCCAGCGAGATCCCGCTGCCGGAGCCGTTCCGGGTGCCGCTGCCCGTGCCGCCGGTCAAGCGGCCGGTCCGCCGGGACGCGACCACCGACTGGTACGACATCGTCCAGCGCCGCGCCGAGGCAGAGATACTCCCCGGCGTCCGGACGCCGATCCTCGGGTACGACGGCGTGTTCCCCGGGCCGACGATCGAGTCGCGCCGCGGCCGTCGCACGGTCGTCCGGCACCACAACCGGACCGACGTGCCCACCGTCGTGCACCTGCACGGTGGTCACACCCCGGCCGACCACGACGGATGGCCGACCGACCTGGTGATGCCGCTCTCCGGGACCCACTCGCACTCCCACTCCCACCACCCCGGCCGGATCACGCAGGGCCGTCGCGACTACGTCTATCCGCTCGACCAGGAGGCCGCGACGCTCTGGTACCACGACCACCGGATGGACTTCACCGGCCCGCAGGTCTACCGAGGCCTGGCCGGCTTCCACCTGGTGCGGGACGCGGTAGAGGAGGCGTTGCCGCTGCCCAGCGGCGACCGGGAGATCCCGTTGATGATCGCCGATCGGGCGTTCGCCTCCGACGGATCACTGAAGTACCCCGCCATGGACCCGGCCGGACACACCGCCGGCCCGATGGACGACTGGATCGAGGGTGTCCTCGGCGACGTCATCCTGGTCAACGGTGCCCCGTGGCCGGAGCTGGAGGTCGTGGGCGCCCGCTACCGCTTCCGGGTGTTGAACGCCTCCAACGCGCGGCGGTACCGGCTGACGCTGGACCCACCCCCACCGGGCGGCCCCGCCTTCGTCCAGATCGGATCGGACGCAGGCCTGCTGGCCGCACCGGTCGAGCACGGCAACGTCGACATCGCACCGGCCGAACGCTTCGACCTGATCGTCGACTTCAGCGGCTACCGGCCGGGCCAGGTCGTGACGCTCCGGAACGGCTTCGGCGCCGGGGGCACCGGGCAGGTCATGCGGTTCCGGGTCACCCGGCGGGTCGCGGATGAGTCATCGGTGCCCGCGCGCTTGGCGGAGGTGCCCCCGCTCGTCCCACCGCGCGACGCGCCCCGGCGGCGATTCGCGTTCAGCCGGGGCCGGGTCGGCGACCGAGCGGGCTGGGTGATCAACGGCAAGCCGTTCGACCCCAGCCGGGTGGACGCCACCCCTCGCCTGGGGGAAATCGAGATCTGGAGGCTCTCCACCGACCTCCATCACCCGGTCCATATCCACCTCTCGCCGTTCCAGGTGCTGTCTCGCAACGGTCATCCGCCCGGCGCCTTCGATACCGGGTGGAAGGACACCGTTGACCTGCGTCCGGCCGAGACCGTGGAGGTGGCGGTGCGATTCACCGACTACCGGGGCCACTATCTCCTGCACTGCCACAACCTCGAGCACGAGGACATGGCGATGATGTCCACATTCGAGACAAAGTGA
- a CDS encoding DUF1800 domain-containing protein, with product MPTDSEPTSAPPVPSRWGRRGLVTGVIAAAGLAVAACSKDDDDPKSGKTTASGSDSDSSGSSAGQGDQVAVTPTESQTAGTSPTGGDATTKSLDKSTGGGSERPSGRQARTVRTYRERDESYLGSKAGDQLRGRPSVPSKVYSGPAAAATGTKVSSPLVFAADPVLHLLRRTTFGVTPELVAEVRETGIDAWLSKQLQPQSVSESGDVSTAEGVFSTHGKSIKQLREDKERLGDQRPHADQENVRLTIARQIWSKRQLFEVMVDFWNDLFHVANPFDGSEMVRASFDADVIRKHALGSYEDMFLAGNRHPALLRYLNQDQSRKDRVNENLARENMELYSVGVDGGYTEVDVRQAALLQTGRLIKDDEFFYDDNAHHLGPITVMGFSHPNSEATSGLDASDEYLSYLALHPSTADRVARQLCLHFVSDTPPDTLVARLKKSYLDNRSSIVPVLLTLFSSSEFWGSVGLKVRRPMEYVAATYRTLGVKPGSGTDLRDGLAGVHNRMRELGQYPMGQPSPNGYPRVFTAWASAGTMIEEWNEARSLVAGGRKGFTFVKPEELVDEPPATAGEFVDALSVRLVGQKLPAKDRSAVLSVSGLSADATVDATFNGAVTAVARAILASPYHSFK from the coding sequence ATGCCTACCGACAGCGAGCCCACGTCAGCGCCGCCGGTGCCCTCCCGCTGGGGGCGGCGCGGCCTGGTCACCGGCGTCATCGCCGCGGCCGGGCTCGCGGTCGCCGCGTGCAGCAAGGACGACGACGATCCGAAGTCCGGCAAGACCACGGCCTCGGGCTCGGACTCGGACTCGTCCGGCAGCAGTGCCGGCCAGGGTGACCAGGTCGCGGTGACGCCGACCGAGAGCCAGACCGCGGGCACCTCCCCCACCGGCGGCGACGCGACCACGAAGTCGCTCGACAAGTCCACCGGCGGCGGCTCCGAGCGACCGTCCGGACGGCAGGCCCGCACCGTTCGCACCTACCGCGAGCGCGACGAGTCCTACCTGGGCTCGAAAGCCGGGGATCAGCTGCGCGGCAGGCCGAGCGTCCCGTCGAAGGTCTACTCCGGGCCGGCCGCGGCCGCGACGGGCACGAAGGTCAGCTCCCCGCTCGTGTTCGCCGCAGACCCGGTGCTGCACCTGTTACGCCGGACGACGTTCGGTGTCACGCCGGAACTGGTCGCCGAGGTGCGCGAGACCGGCATCGACGCGTGGCTGAGCAAGCAACTCCAGCCGCAGTCGGTGTCCGAGTCCGGCGACGTGTCGACGGCCGAGGGCGTATTCAGCACGCACGGCAAGTCGATCAAGCAGCTCCGGGAGGACAAGGAGCGCCTCGGCGACCAGCGGCCCCACGCCGACCAGGAGAACGTCCGCCTCACCATCGCCCGGCAGATCTGGTCTAAGCGGCAGCTGTTCGAGGTGATGGTCGACTTCTGGAACGACCTGTTCCACGTCGCGAACCCGTTCGACGGCTCGGAGATGGTGCGGGCCTCGTTCGACGCGGACGTCATCCGTAAGCACGCGCTCGGCTCGTACGAGGACATGTTCCTGGCCGGCAACCGCCACCCGGCCCTGCTCCGCTACCTCAACCAGGACCAGTCCCGGAAAGACCGGGTGAACGAGAACCTGGCTCGCGAGAACATGGAGCTGTACTCGGTCGGCGTCGACGGCGGTTACACCGAGGTGGACGTCCGGCAGGCAGCGCTGCTGCAGACCGGCCGCCTGATCAAGGACGACGAGTTCTTCTACGACGACAACGCTCACCACCTGGGTCCGATCACGGTGATGGGGTTCAGCCACCCCAACTCGGAAGCAACCAGTGGCCTGGACGCCAGCGACGAGTACCTGAGTTACCTGGCGCTGCACCCGTCGACCGCGGACCGGGTCGCCCGGCAGCTCTGCCTGCACTTCGTCTCCGACACCCCGCCGGACACGCTGGTCGCCCGGCTGAAGAAGTCCTACCTGGACAACCGCTCGTCGATCGTGCCGGTACTGCTGACGCTGTTCTCGTCGTCGGAGTTCTGGGGCTCGGTCGGGCTCAAGGTGCGGCGTCCGATGGAGTACGTGGCGGCGACCTACCGGACTCTCGGCGTGAAGCCCGGCTCCGGCACTGACCTGCGGGACGGCCTGGCCGGCGTGCACAACCGGATGCGTGAGCTCGGGCAGTACCCGATGGGCCAGCCGTCGCCGAACGGCTATCCGCGCGTGTTCACCGCGTGGGCGTCGGCGGGAACCATGATCGAGGAGTGGAATGAGGCACGTTCGCTGGTCGCCGGCGGCCGAAAGGGCTTCACGTTCGTCAAGCCCGAAGAGCTCGTCGACGAACCGCCGGCCACCGCGGGGGAGTTCGTGGACGCGCTGAGCGTCCGCCTGGTCGGGCAGAAGCTCCCGGCGAAGGATCGCTCCGCGGTTCTCTCGGTGAGCGGACTGAGCGCGGACGCGACCGTCGACGCGACGTTCAACGGCGCGGTCACCGCGGTCGCGCGCGCAATCCTCGCCTCCCCCTACCACTCGTTCAAGTGA
- a CDS encoding DUF1501 domain-containing protein, with product MLLQHPDCPDLRALGPTLGDAVLRAEATAVEVENAAVRDEWTRLNEAEEAQEEGRGITRRTVLAGAGLTATTLLTSQFLNVRASFGATGTGTLIHVFLFGGLDGLSLVAPANDPVLTKVRPSFALPAGSSIPLARGFALNRAFEPLQKYLDAGELGFVPGVSDPRLSRSHFQCQDACELGGLPSETQGRGWLDVLTEKLGTGTAFRSIGVGSTLRRSLVGTQGALALRNLGALAINGDEKFRQPTADAIKTMFTGLDHPAAESVEAAVGALATASKISSVSYAPANGAQYPAGLGDGFKTLAQLIKGGANVRTAAVSMGGFDTHSNQGTNGGHLFNQFTQIAKALRAFFDDLGDARKDVTVVLSSEFGRRVAQNGGGTDHGHGNVVTILSGKKLASSLIGEWGGLGTLDNGDVPEFNNMFDVFGTVAQARFGLSAADVSAVFPKRKFAPLKMFA from the coding sequence ATGCTGCTCCAGCACCCCGACTGCCCGGACCTCCGCGCGCTCGGCCCAACCCTCGGCGATGCCGTGCTGCGTGCCGAAGCCACTGCCGTCGAGGTCGAGAACGCCGCCGTCCGAGACGAGTGGACCCGGCTGAACGAGGCGGAGGAGGCGCAGGAGGAAGGCCGCGGGATCACCCGCCGGACCGTGCTCGCGGGCGCCGGCCTGACCGCCACCACGCTGCTGACCAGCCAGTTCCTCAACGTCCGCGCCTCGTTCGGCGCCACCGGCACCGGCACGCTGATCCACGTCTTCCTGTTCGGTGGGTTGGACGGGCTGAGCCTGGTGGCGCCGGCGAACGACCCGGTACTCACGAAGGTCCGGCCTTCGTTCGCGCTTCCGGCAGGCTCGTCGATCCCGCTGGCCCGCGGGTTCGCGCTCAACCGCGCGTTCGAGCCACTACAGAAATATTTGGACGCCGGGGAGCTGGGCTTCGTCCCCGGAGTCTCCGACCCACGGCTCTCCCGGAGCCACTTCCAGTGCCAGGACGCCTGCGAACTCGGCGGGCTGCCCAGCGAGACGCAGGGCCGCGGCTGGCTGGACGTACTGACCGAGAAGCTCGGCACCGGCACCGCGTTCCGGTCGATCGGGGTGGGCAGCACGCTGCGCCGGTCGCTGGTCGGGACGCAGGGTGCGCTGGCGCTGCGCAACCTCGGCGCGCTGGCGATCAACGGCGACGAGAAGTTCCGGCAGCCGACCGCCGACGCGATCAAGACGATGTTCACCGGGCTCGACCACCCAGCGGCCGAGTCGGTGGAGGCTGCCGTCGGCGCCCTGGCTACCGCTTCCAAGATCAGTTCGGTGTCTTACGCTCCCGCGAACGGGGCTCAGTACCCGGCCGGTCTCGGCGACGGCTTCAAGACGCTCGCCCAGCTGATCAAGGGCGGGGCCAACGTCCGCACCGCCGCCGTCTCGATGGGCGGCTTCGACACGCACAGCAACCAGGGCACGAACGGCGGACACCTGTTCAACCAGTTCACCCAGATCGCGAAGGCGCTCCGAGCGTTCTTCGACGACCTCGGGGACGCCCGGAAGGACGTCACGGTCGTGCTCTCGTCGGAGTTCGGTCGCCGGGTCGCGCAGAACGGCGGCGGTACCGACCACGGGCACGGGAACGTCGTGACGATCCTGTCCGGAAAGAAGCTCGCCAGTTCGCTGATCGGCGAGTGGGGCGGGCTCGGGACGCTCGACAACGGAGACGTGCCGGAGTTCAACAACATGTTCGACGTCTTCGGCACGGTCGCCCAGGCGCGGTTCGGCTTGTCGGCGGCCGACGTCTCGGCGGTCTTCCCGAAGCGGAAGTTCGCGCCGCTGAAGATGTTCGCGTAG
- a CDS encoding globin domain-containing protein → MTPRLPQEIRRPDSTTMVLLRESRTAIAARPVDLSAAVYRHLPTFAPRTKELMAAELRLHGERIVQELLRAVEILDAMATLEDDLRRLGAEHATYHGVPAEHYPYVGQALVRAVRELFPNSEGGMLGSAWMEVYEWLAAQMMQGAVAASSSTPAREPEVSPAYWRAYVEPAEPPSDGSAPEDRVDPARDQTVSFDRGELFERLARVDDVDAPPRPTPPPVPPTPPPVRPVSPAPRLGPPAVRPVSPAAGSVPPPPGAVIPPPGAAGPLPGAAGPLPGAAGPLPGAAGPLPGAVGPLPGAVGPPPGRTGPSAGGPPVSGPPPVSSTPPVQPGPSAAGRGGRPRRARNPWTWGSRFRNTEPSAEAAPMPPPVDPNVYDSPPQVAPPQNLDLRGSGVPAPRESMERPDVAESRQVPERAPIVPGPRPPTAEDVPTEVFRLEPGDLDAPRDSHVKVTGSAAVGESAAPPVPPSEPGDGPVVPRPAASSAGLRGVGTGWPSATTTTTIRPVRPAQAAVSDPPDLGDAPAQE, encoded by the coding sequence ATGACCCCGCGGCTGCCCCAAGAGATCCGCCGCCCGGACTCCACCACGATGGTGTTGCTCCGGGAGTCCCGGACGGCGATCGCGGCGCGGCCGGTGGATCTCTCGGCGGCGGTGTACCGGCACCTGCCGACGTTCGCGCCGCGGACGAAGGAGCTGATGGCGGCCGAGCTCCGTCTGCACGGGGAGCGGATCGTCCAGGAGTTGTTGCGCGCGGTCGAGATCCTCGACGCGATGGCGACGTTGGAGGACGACCTGCGCCGCCTCGGCGCGGAACACGCGACGTACCACGGCGTGCCGGCGGAGCACTACCCGTACGTGGGGCAGGCGCTGGTGCGGGCCGTGCGGGAGTTGTTCCCGAACTCCGAGGGCGGGATGCTCGGATCGGCCTGGATGGAGGTGTACGAGTGGCTCGCCGCCCAGATGATGCAGGGCGCGGTGGCGGCGTCCTCGTCCACGCCGGCCCGGGAGCCCGAGGTGTCCCCGGCGTATTGGCGGGCCTACGTGGAGCCGGCGGAGCCGCCGTCGGACGGCTCGGCTCCGGAGGACCGCGTCGACCCGGCGCGGGATCAGACGGTCTCGTTCGACCGCGGCGAGCTGTTCGAGCGCCTCGCCAGGGTCGACGACGTCGACGCGCCGCCGCGGCCGACGCCGCCCCCGGTGCCGCCGACGCCGCCTCCGGTGCGGCCGGTGTCGCCGGCGCCGCGGCTCGGGCCGCCGGCGGTGCGGCCGGTGTCCCCAGCGGCGGGCAGTGTGCCGCCCCCGCCGGGCGCGGTGATACCTCCGCCGGGTGCTGCCGGACCTCTGCCGGGTGCTGCCGGACCTCTGCCGGGTGCTGCCGGACCTCTGCCGGGTGCTGCCGGACCTCTGCCGGGTGCTGTCGGGCCTCTGCCGGGTGCTGTCGGGCCTCCGCCGGGCCGTACCGGTCCGTCGGCGGGCGGACCGCCCGTCAGTGGGCCGCCGCCTGTCTCGTCGACGCCGCCGGTGCAACCAGGGCCCTCGGCGGCCGGGCGGGGTGGGCGTCCGCGCCGGGCGCGGAACCCGTGGACCTGGGGTTCCCGGTTTCGGAACACCGAGCCGAGCGCCGAAGCAGCGCCGATGCCGCCGCCCGTCGACCCCAACGTCTACGACTCGCCGCCGCAGGTGGCGCCACCGCAGAACCTGGACCTACGCGGGTCGGGGGTTCCCGCACCGCGGGAGTCCATGGAGCGTCCAGACGTCGCCGAGTCCCGGCAGGTGCCGGAGCGGGCACCGATCGTTCCGGGGCCGCGCCCGCCGACGGCCGAGGACGTGCCGACCGAGGTCTTCCGACTCGAACCGGGCGACCTGGACGCGCCGCGCGACTCGCACGTGAAGGTCACTGGATCCGCGGCCGTCGGGGAGTCGGCCGCGCCTCCGGTGCCCCCGAGCGAGCCCGGCGATGGGCCGGTGGTTCCGCGGCCTGCGGCTTCGAGTGCCGGGCTCCGGGGCGTCGGCACCGGCTGGCCGTCGGCGACGACCACCACGACCATCCGACCGGTCCGACCCGCGCAAGCAGCGGTGTCGGACCCGCCAGACCTGGGCGACGCCCCCGCCCAGGAATAG
- a CDS encoding bifunctional DNA primase/polymerase, which yields MSARLERAVLTAAAHEYLRAGWPVAPGAWWSPQLQRYRCGRPRCRTSSPHAVDPGIGPAGDRCRATVAECVVKTPTEVDRWWTGHPYALLMPTSTGPGVVDGAEDVVTVIDERLRADGYLAPISSSKVGQAQLFCQQLRPGQELWLTAAGAGVLLHGEDSWVTLPPSTVRTGQVRWLRSPQECGWRLPPAAVVCDALRVALSFRARPVNTFPPPRLPEIKRPQQAPVEKSSVITGRPG from the coding sequence ATGAGCGCGCGGCTCGAGCGTGCGGTCCTGACCGCCGCGGCCCACGAGTACCTCCGGGCCGGCTGGCCGGTCGCACCGGGCGCGTGGTGGTCGCCGCAGCTGCAGCGCTACCGCTGTGGTCGCCCGCGCTGCCGGACGTCCAGCCCGCACGCGGTCGACCCCGGCATCGGCCCGGCCGGCGATCGGTGCCGAGCGACGGTCGCCGAGTGCGTGGTCAAGACGCCCACCGAGGTCGACCGCTGGTGGACCGGGCACCCGTACGCGCTACTGATGCCGACCAGCACCGGCCCCGGCGTCGTGGACGGCGCCGAGGACGTCGTGACGGTCATCGACGAACGGCTCCGCGCCGACGGGTACCTCGCGCCCATCTCCAGCTCCAAGGTCGGTCAGGCGCAGCTCTTCTGCCAGCAGCTGCGGCCCGGCCAGGAGTTGTGGCTCACCGCGGCCGGCGCCGGAGTACTGCTGCACGGGGAGGACTCGTGGGTCACCCTGCCGCCGTCGACGGTCCGGACCGGCCAGGTGCGATGGCTCCGGTCCCCGCAGGAATGTGGGTGGAGGCTGCCACCGGCGGCCGTGGTCTGCGACGCGCTCCGCGTCGCGCTCAGCTTTCGAGCCCGGCCCGTGAACACGTTTCCCCCTCCGCGCCTGCCTGAGATCAAGCGACCGCAGCAGGCGCCGGTCGAGAAGAGTTCGGTCATAACCGGACGGCCGGGATGA
- a CDS encoding helix-turn-helix transcriptional regulator has product MANAIPTTTTPVSGTVCHGPEEQLAVVGERTPTLRRRELAARLRALRHASGKTIEEVARELLCSPTKISRIETGRRGAVLRDVRDLCRLYDVSPAEQEHLMALARESKERAWWQGYDIDASYRTLIGLESAATAISDYQPNVVPGLLQTPDYARALIRGAGERRTEQEIEEKVTLRISRQRILDRPEPPYVSFIIDESATRRLVGGREVMVRQLDALLAACERPQIGLQVLDFEAGAHPGLPGSFGIAEIEESPASSIVFVEGHQGDFYLEGSADLKRYRRIFDQLRSIALSPKSSVEFITAVRDQIRASEPR; this is encoded by the coding sequence ATGGCAAATGCCATTCCCACGACAACGACCCCTGTCTCGGGAACGGTTTGTCATGGCCCTGAGGAGCAACTAGCCGTGGTGGGAGAACGCACCCCGACCTTGCGTCGGCGCGAACTCGCGGCGCGGCTGCGAGCGCTTCGCCATGCGTCCGGAAAGACGATCGAGGAGGTCGCCAGGGAGTTACTGTGCTCCCCGACGAAAATCAGTCGAATCGAAACCGGTCGACGCGGCGCGGTTCTCCGCGATGTGCGCGATCTCTGCCGCTTGTACGACGTTTCACCCGCCGAGCAGGAACACCTCATGGCGCTCGCGCGGGAGAGCAAGGAACGCGCCTGGTGGCAGGGGTACGACATCGACGCGTCCTACCGGACCCTCATCGGCCTGGAGTCTGCAGCCACCGCTATCTCCGACTACCAGCCGAATGTGGTGCCCGGTCTGCTCCAGACGCCCGACTACGCGCGGGCACTCATCCGGGGAGCAGGTGAAAGGAGAACCGAGCAGGAGATCGAGGAGAAGGTGACGCTCCGGATCAGCCGCCAGCGGATCCTCGATCGTCCCGAGCCGCCGTACGTGTCGTTCATCATCGACGAGTCCGCGACCCGTCGGCTCGTCGGTGGCCGCGAGGTGATGGTGCGACAACTGGACGCGCTCCTCGCGGCCTGCGAACGGCCACAGATCGGCCTGCAGGTGCTCGACTTCGAGGCCGGCGCTCACCCGGGATTGCCGGGCAGCTTCGGTATCGCGGAAATCGAGGAGAGCCCAGCTTCGAGCATCGTCTTCGTCGAGGGCCACCAAGGTGACTTCTACTTGGAGGGATCCGCCGATCTGAAGCGCTACCGGCGCATCTTCGACCAGCTCAGATCGATTGCTCTCTCGCCGAAGAGTTCCGTGGAATTCATCACCGCAGTGCGCGACCAGATCCGCGCCTCCGAGCCCCGCTGA
- a CDS encoding DUF397 domain-containing protein, protein MDSSEFSAAGWRKSRHSSTINCVEVAETPTLIGVRDSKDRGGPVLRYPAGRWAAFLSGVKLGEFDRP, encoded by the coding sequence ATGGACAGCAGCGAGTTCTCAGCGGCCGGATGGCGTAAGTCCCGGCACAGCTCCACGATCAACTGCGTCGAGGTGGCGGAGACGCCGACCCTGATCGGCGTACGCGATTCGAAGGACCGCGGTGGCCCGGTCCTTCGGTACCCGGCCGGCCGCTGGGCCGCATTCCTGAGCGGCGTCAAGCTCGGAGAGTTCGACCGCCCGTAA
- the trxA gene encoding thioredoxin, whose product MSAVAHSIEPVTDATWTEEVLMSDVPVLVDFWADWCAPCKRVRPVLESLAEEWAGRVRVVSLDIDVNPNATRDYGILGAPTLMLFRDGEPVRTVVGAQPKSRLVAQLEPAL is encoded by the coding sequence GTGTCTGCTGTTGCACATTCGATCGAGCCGGTGACCGACGCGACCTGGACAGAGGAGGTCCTGATGTCCGACGTGCCGGTACTGGTGGACTTCTGGGCCGACTGGTGCGCGCCGTGCAAGCGGGTCCGGCCGGTGCTCGAGTCGTTGGCCGAGGAGTGGGCAGGCCGGGTGCGGGTGGTGTCGCTGGACATCGACGTCAACCCCAACGCCACCCGCGACTACGGGATCCTCGGAGCGCCGACGTTGATGCTGTTCCGCGATGGGGAGCCGGTGCGGACCGTCGTCGGCGCCCAGCCCAAGTCGCGCCTCGTTGCGCAACTGGAGCCGGCGCTCTGA
- a CDS encoding MerR family transcriptional regulator gives MRIGALAERVGTSTRALRHYEALGLLSARRSSNGYREYDETDVQVVREIRTLVGIGFALEETRPFVECLRAGYASGDSCPASVAVYRRKIAEIDDCVASLSAVRARLTAAVAGGSLDGAAAPDPLCAFTPLR, from the coding sequence ATGCGGATCGGTGCACTGGCCGAGCGGGTCGGGACGAGTACGCGTGCGCTGCGGCACTACGAGGCGTTGGGGCTGCTCTCGGCTCGACGCAGCAGCAACGGTTACCGCGAGTACGACGAGACCGACGTGCAGGTGGTCCGGGAGATCCGGACGCTGGTCGGGATCGGGTTCGCGCTCGAAGAGACTCGGCCGTTCGTCGAGTGCCTACGCGCCGGGTACGCCAGCGGCGACTCGTGCCCGGCATCGGTCGCCGTCTACCGGCGGAAGATCGCGGAGATCGACGACTGCGTGGCCAGCCTGTCGGCCGTGCGAGCTCGCCTGACGGCGGCGGTCGCCGGGGGTTCGCTCGACGGTGCTGCGGCGCCGGATCCGCTCTGCGCGTTCACGCCCCTGCGCTGA